Proteins encoded together in one Salvelinus fontinalis isolate EN_2023a chromosome 6, ASM2944872v1, whole genome shotgun sequence window:
- the LOC129857734 gene encoding protein THEMIS2-like isoform X2 — protein sequence MAGTETVMSLQDLIASLDQTCLPRILQVCSGVYFQGSVYELSGSEVCLSTGDLVKVIDIELLSVSCEDTSNNNTFELPINHADLFKLVPEEMPYSTVEEMVSLRPVGLDTCLPFTFTSRCELTLQNSTLGAGVAVTMLHIEQQDGGEESCVRCELRGQQGASAEVLVPFSCCGEFYECESDQTYTLKEIMSSPHLCSRHFCFSKKTKHGASLVFSPIYQVQAIMHLRKNIVKFPSSLEVDVVDVTTQSQDLTFVTPLTLLEVFAQPDEAFPTMAEILEHHEGQPLFRCTWLAELHKGDPLVLHKRGSSAMVLASGLKGRKARQYFLMSQSYGGRLRRRPREFESVYELYAASTQAPFLTVRVTRHSEELEEEGLLALSVGEQLEVLRCEKVKLPGGRTSQEEKNNQTVEVLVCRRLQEVDDDEEEDEEEKEESEVVHLPLYMQSHFVEKLTDNKKYSLKDLCKAFALPLDVKVVSGDTELEKDPLVGFSSLRLQEATIQPMVQASLPGKPERCFEIPTDWLNMSLSFTNDPLPLTQEYHLETVTEVTDSFYYEFRKLTASDEPPPPRPPKPKTSSRSNPPSGSKPLSGSKSSKATPSPSHPDAPCLPPKSGTLSLLSGLSLDSKKTQRPPAPLPPAFKDDAPPLNPRKPMTDVKSGKAQPNTYSKSISRKSNNKAAKYEVQADVDSDHDYEQVDDKLKRAQDNFLFY from the exons ATGGCAGGCACTGAAACAGTTATGTCCCTGCAAGATTTAATTGCATCCTTGGATCAAACTTGTCTGCCACGGATTCTGCAGGTTTGCTCTGGGGTATACTTTCAAG GGTCTGTTTATGAGCTGTCGGGAAGCGAGGTGTGCCTGTCCACGGGGGACCTGGTGAAGGTCATCGACATCGAGCTCCTGTCTGTCAGCTGTGAGGACACCAGCAACAATAATACGTTTGAGCTGCCCATCAACCATGCAG ATCTGTTCAAGCTGGTTCCAGAGGAGATGCCATACAGCACAGTGGAGGAGATGGTGAGTCTGAGGCCTGTAGGCCTGGACACCTGCCTTCCCTTCACCTTCACCAGCCGATGTGAGCTGACCTTACAGAATTCCACCCTCGGCGCCGGGGTGGCCGTGACCATGCTACACATCGAACAGCAGGACGGGGGTGAGGAGAGCTGCGTCCGCTGTGAACTGAGAGGCCAGCAGGGGGCGTCGGCTGAAGTGCTAGTCCCCTTCTCCTGCTGTGGGGAGTTCTATGAGTGTGAGAGTGACCAGACCTACACCCTCAAGGAGATCATGTCCTCGCCCCACCTCTGCAGCCGGCACTTTTGCTTCAGCAAGAAGACCAAGCACGGGGCATCGCTAGTCTTCAGCCCCATATACCAGGTCCAGGCCATCATGCACT TGAGGAAGAACATAGTCAAGTTCCCCTCCAGCTTGGAGGTGGATGTGGTCGACGTGACGACGCAATCCCAAGACTTGACATTTGTGACCCCGCTCACTCTTCTCGAGGTCTTTGCACAGCCAGACGAGGCCTTCCCCACAATGGCTGAAATACTGGAGCACCATGAGGGCCAGCCTCTGTTCCGTTGTACCTGGCTGGCTGAACTACACAAGGGCGATCCTCTAGTTCTTCACAAGCGTGGTTCCTCAGCCATGGTTCTGGCTTCGGGTCTCAAGGGGCGCAAGGCCCGCCAGTACTTCCTAATGTCGCAGAGCTACGGGGGACGGCTGCGACGGAGGCCGCGGGAGTTCGAGTCGGTGTACGAGCTGTACGCCGCCTCGACCCAAGCGCCGTTTCTCACGGTCAGGGTGACGCGGCACAgtgaggagctggaggaggaggggcttCTGGCACTCAGTGTGGGCGAGCAGCTGGAGGTGCTGCGCTGCGAGAAGGTGAAGCTGCCCGGAGGAAGAACCAGCCAGGAGGAGAAGAATAACCAGACCGTGGAGGTCCTTGTATGTAGACGTCTACAAGAAGTGGACGATgacgaggaggaggatgaagaggagaaggaggagagcgaGGTGGTCCACTTGCCCCTGTACATGCAGAGCCACTTTGTGGAGAAGCTTACGGACAATAAGAAGTACAGCCTGAAGGACTTGTGCAAGGCCTTCGCTCTGCCATTGGACGTTAAGGTGGTGAGCGGTGACACAGAGCTGGAGAAAGATCCTCTGGTGGGGTTCTCATCCCTGAGGCTGCAGGAGGCTACTATACAGCCCATGGTCCAGGCCAGCCTTCCAGGAAAGCCAGAGAGGTGCTTTGAGATACCCACCGACTGGCTTAACATGTCTTTGTCTTTTACTAACGACCCCTTGCCTTTGACCCAAGAATATCACCTGGAGACAGTTACAGAGGTGACGGACTCATTCTATTACGAATTTCGAAAGCTCACCGCATCAGATGAGCCCCCACCACCACGTCCACCAAAGCCGAAGACATCATCAAGATCAAATCCGCCGTCAGGCTCAAAGCCATTGTCAGGCTCAAAGTCTTCCAAGGCAACCCCTTCACCCTCACACCCAGATGCCCCCTGTCTTCCACCCAAAAGCGGCACCCTTTCCCTGTTGAGTGGTCTAAGTCTTGATAGCAAAAAGACTCAAAGGCCCCCTGCTCCTCTGCCTCCG GCTTTCAAGGATGATGCCCCTCCGCTGAATCCAAGAAAGCCTATGACCGATGTCAAGTCAGGCAAGGCTCAGCCAAACACTTACAGCAAGTCTATAAGTCGAAAGTCCAACAATAAAG CGGCGAAATATGAAGTTCAAGCAGATGTGGACAGTGACCATGATTATGAGCAAGTGGACGACAAGTTGAAAAGGGCACaggacaattttttattttactga
- the LOC129857735 gene encoding replication protein A 32 kDa subunit-like isoform X1, with amino-acid sequence MSCEQVSTYSCSVSLGGSYGESNMGGGYTQSPGGFASPAASQGGEKKGRQRAQHIIPCTVSQLMSAAQTEDVFRVGEIEVAQVTIVGIIRTTDKSMTNIQYKVDDMTGAPMDVKQWVDTEDSSVDSTVIPPGTYVKVSGNLRSFQNHRSVVAFSVRPLEDMNEITSHMLEVVQAHVLLSKPQTIMLGGGGGMNTSMVPLSRPGMGGNMGGGYSGANDMSANGLSPSQNQVLSLIRSCADAQGISTQDLKQRLSGMSLAVIKHAVEFLSNEGHIFSTIDEDHFKSTDNDD; translated from the exons ATGTCatgcgagcaggtgtccacatactcatGTAGTGTATCTCTGG GTGGATCATACGGTGAATCAAACATGGGTGGTGGATACACTCAGTCCCCGGGAGGATTCGCATCACCTGCTGCCTCccagggaggagagaagaaaggg AGACAACGTGCCCAACATATTATCCCCTGCACAGTGTCCCAGCTCATGTCTGCTGCCCAAACAGAGGATGTCTTCAGAGTAGGAGAGATAGAGGTTGCCCAG GTTACCATTGTGGGCATCATCAGAACCACTGACAAATCCATGACCAACATCCAGTACAAAGTCGATGACATGACAGGGGCCCCTATGGACGTGAAGCAGTGGGTAGATACGGAG GATTCCAGTGTGGACAGCACTGTCATCCCCCCAGGCACTTACGTCAAGGTCTCTGGCAATTTGCGCTCCTTCCAG AACCACAGGTCCGTGGTAGCGTTCAGCGTCCGGCCCCTAGAGGACATGAACGAGATCACCTCTCACATGCTGGAGGTGGTGCAGGCACATGTGCTGCTCAGCAAACCACAGACTATTATG TTGGGCGGAGGAGGGGGAATGAACACTAGCATGGTGCCCTTGTCGCGGCCGGGAATGGGTGGCAACATGGGAGGTGGATACTCGGGTGCCAACGACATGTCCGCTAACGGCCTGAGCCCAAGCCAGAACCAG GTGCTGAGCTTGATAAGGAGCTGTGCAGACGCACAGGGTATCAGCACACAGGACTTGAAGCAGAGATTGAGCGGCATGAGCTTGGCTGTCATCAA GCATGCAGTGGAGTTCCTCAGCAACGAAGGACACATCTTCTCCACCATCGACGAAGATCACTTCAAGTCTACGGACAATGACGACTAA
- the LOC129857734 gene encoding protein THEMIS2-like isoform X1 codes for MAGTETVMSLQDLIASLDQTCLPRILQVCSGVYFQGSVYELSGSEVCLSTGDLVKVIDIELLSVSCEDTSNNNTFELPINHADLFKLVPEEMPYSTVEEMVSLRPVGLDTCLPFTFTSRCELTLQNSTLGAGVAVTMLHIEQQDGGEESCVRCELRGQQGASAEVLVPFSCCGEFYECESDQTYTLKEIMSSPHLCSRHFCFSKKTKHGASLVFSPIYQVQAIMHLRKNIVKFPSSLEVDVVDVTTQSQDLTFVTPLTLLEVFAQPDEAFPTMAEILEHHEGQPLFRCTWLAELHKGDPLVLHKRGSSAMVLASGLKGRKARQYFLMSQSYGGRLRRRPREFESVYELYAASTQAPFLTVRVTRHSEELEEEGLLALSVGEQLEVLRCEKVKLPGGRTSQEEKNNQTVEVLVCRRLQEVDDDEEEDEEEKEESEVVHLPLYMQSHFVEKLTDNKKYSLKDLCKAFALPLDVKVVSGDTELEKDPLVGFSSLRLQEATIQPMVQASLPGKPERCFEIPTDWLNMSLSFTNDPLPLTQEYHLETVTEVTDSFYYEFRKLTASDEPPPPRPPKPKTSSRSNPPSGSKPLSGSKSSKATPSPSHPDAPCLPPKSGTLSLLSGLSLDSKKTQRPPAPLPPAFKDDAPPLNPRKPMTDVKSGKAQPNTYSKSISRKSNNKAAAKYEVQADVDSDHDYEQVDDKLKRAQDNFLFY; via the exons ATGGCAGGCACTGAAACAGTTATGTCCCTGCAAGATTTAATTGCATCCTTGGATCAAACTTGTCTGCCACGGATTCTGCAGGTTTGCTCTGGGGTATACTTTCAAG GGTCTGTTTATGAGCTGTCGGGAAGCGAGGTGTGCCTGTCCACGGGGGACCTGGTGAAGGTCATCGACATCGAGCTCCTGTCTGTCAGCTGTGAGGACACCAGCAACAATAATACGTTTGAGCTGCCCATCAACCATGCAG ATCTGTTCAAGCTGGTTCCAGAGGAGATGCCATACAGCACAGTGGAGGAGATGGTGAGTCTGAGGCCTGTAGGCCTGGACACCTGCCTTCCCTTCACCTTCACCAGCCGATGTGAGCTGACCTTACAGAATTCCACCCTCGGCGCCGGGGTGGCCGTGACCATGCTACACATCGAACAGCAGGACGGGGGTGAGGAGAGCTGCGTCCGCTGTGAACTGAGAGGCCAGCAGGGGGCGTCGGCTGAAGTGCTAGTCCCCTTCTCCTGCTGTGGGGAGTTCTATGAGTGTGAGAGTGACCAGACCTACACCCTCAAGGAGATCATGTCCTCGCCCCACCTCTGCAGCCGGCACTTTTGCTTCAGCAAGAAGACCAAGCACGGGGCATCGCTAGTCTTCAGCCCCATATACCAGGTCCAGGCCATCATGCACT TGAGGAAGAACATAGTCAAGTTCCCCTCCAGCTTGGAGGTGGATGTGGTCGACGTGACGACGCAATCCCAAGACTTGACATTTGTGACCCCGCTCACTCTTCTCGAGGTCTTTGCACAGCCAGACGAGGCCTTCCCCACAATGGCTGAAATACTGGAGCACCATGAGGGCCAGCCTCTGTTCCGTTGTACCTGGCTGGCTGAACTACACAAGGGCGATCCTCTAGTTCTTCACAAGCGTGGTTCCTCAGCCATGGTTCTGGCTTCGGGTCTCAAGGGGCGCAAGGCCCGCCAGTACTTCCTAATGTCGCAGAGCTACGGGGGACGGCTGCGACGGAGGCCGCGGGAGTTCGAGTCGGTGTACGAGCTGTACGCCGCCTCGACCCAAGCGCCGTTTCTCACGGTCAGGGTGACGCGGCACAgtgaggagctggaggaggaggggcttCTGGCACTCAGTGTGGGCGAGCAGCTGGAGGTGCTGCGCTGCGAGAAGGTGAAGCTGCCCGGAGGAAGAACCAGCCAGGAGGAGAAGAATAACCAGACCGTGGAGGTCCTTGTATGTAGACGTCTACAAGAAGTGGACGATgacgaggaggaggatgaagaggagaaggaggagagcgaGGTGGTCCACTTGCCCCTGTACATGCAGAGCCACTTTGTGGAGAAGCTTACGGACAATAAGAAGTACAGCCTGAAGGACTTGTGCAAGGCCTTCGCTCTGCCATTGGACGTTAAGGTGGTGAGCGGTGACACAGAGCTGGAGAAAGATCCTCTGGTGGGGTTCTCATCCCTGAGGCTGCAGGAGGCTACTATACAGCCCATGGTCCAGGCCAGCCTTCCAGGAAAGCCAGAGAGGTGCTTTGAGATACCCACCGACTGGCTTAACATGTCTTTGTCTTTTACTAACGACCCCTTGCCTTTGACCCAAGAATATCACCTGGAGACAGTTACAGAGGTGACGGACTCATTCTATTACGAATTTCGAAAGCTCACCGCATCAGATGAGCCCCCACCACCACGTCCACCAAAGCCGAAGACATCATCAAGATCAAATCCGCCGTCAGGCTCAAAGCCATTGTCAGGCTCAAAGTCTTCCAAGGCAACCCCTTCACCCTCACACCCAGATGCCCCCTGTCTTCCACCCAAAAGCGGCACCCTTTCCCTGTTGAGTGGTCTAAGTCTTGATAGCAAAAAGACTCAAAGGCCCCCTGCTCCTCTGCCTCCG GCTTTCAAGGATGATGCCCCTCCGCTGAATCCAAGAAAGCCTATGACCGATGTCAAGTCAGGCAAGGCTCAGCCAAACACTTACAGCAAGTCTATAAGTCGAAAGTCCAACAATAAAG CAGCGGCGAAATATGAAGTTCAAGCAGATGTGGACAGTGACCATGATTATGAGCAAGTGGACGACAAGTTGAAAAGGGCACaggacaattttttattttactga
- the LOC129857735 gene encoding replication protein A 32 kDa subunit-like isoform X2: MWNQGGSYGESNMGGGYTQSPGGFASPAASQGGEKKGRQRAQHIIPCTVSQLMSAAQTEDVFRVGEIEVAQVTIVGIIRTTDKSMTNIQYKVDDMTGAPMDVKQWVDTEDSSVDSTVIPPGTYVKVSGNLRSFQNHRSVVAFSVRPLEDMNEITSHMLEVVQAHVLLSKPQTIMLGGGGGMNTSMVPLSRPGMGGNMGGGYSGANDMSANGLSPSQNQVLSLIRSCADAQGISTQDLKQRLSGMSLAVIKHAVEFLSNEGHIFSTIDEDHFKSTDNDD, translated from the exons ATGTGGAACCAAG GTGGATCATACGGTGAATCAAACATGGGTGGTGGATACACTCAGTCCCCGGGAGGATTCGCATCACCTGCTGCCTCccagggaggagagaagaaaggg AGACAACGTGCCCAACATATTATCCCCTGCACAGTGTCCCAGCTCATGTCTGCTGCCCAAACAGAGGATGTCTTCAGAGTAGGAGAGATAGAGGTTGCCCAG GTTACCATTGTGGGCATCATCAGAACCACTGACAAATCCATGACCAACATCCAGTACAAAGTCGATGACATGACAGGGGCCCCTATGGACGTGAAGCAGTGGGTAGATACGGAG GATTCCAGTGTGGACAGCACTGTCATCCCCCCAGGCACTTACGTCAAGGTCTCTGGCAATTTGCGCTCCTTCCAG AACCACAGGTCCGTGGTAGCGTTCAGCGTCCGGCCCCTAGAGGACATGAACGAGATCACCTCTCACATGCTGGAGGTGGTGCAGGCACATGTGCTGCTCAGCAAACCACAGACTATTATG TTGGGCGGAGGAGGGGGAATGAACACTAGCATGGTGCCCTTGTCGCGGCCGGGAATGGGTGGCAACATGGGAGGTGGATACTCGGGTGCCAACGACATGTCCGCTAACGGCCTGAGCCCAAGCCAGAACCAG GTGCTGAGCTTGATAAGGAGCTGTGCAGACGCACAGGGTATCAGCACACAGGACTTGAAGCAGAGATTGAGCGGCATGAGCTTGGCTGTCATCAA GCATGCAGTGGAGTTCCTCAGCAACGAAGGACACATCTTCTCCACCATCGACGAAGATCACTTCAAGTCTACGGACAATGACGACTAA